In the Platichthys flesus chromosome 14, fPlaFle2.1, whole genome shotgun sequence genome, CTCTTACCCCCACAACAGGAGCTGAAACAGAGAGGTGACACTGAGACCTTTATGCTTTGCTAGGATAACAGTTTCCTCCTgtctccagtctttgtgctaagctaacagcTTCCTTGGGAttgtgtatttgatttgtttggtaTTTGTGTATGTCATGGTCCAAATTACCCAGAATTCATAGAACATCAGTTGAGATTAACGATGACTTCAGACATCTGAAATGTGACCTGTCCTATCACCGCCCTCAGACATGGTGGGAGGAGCCAGCGTCCTGTGTGATCGTCCCCGTGTCTCCGCCTCTTTCGTCAGTCATCTCCTGCAGCCAATCACCATTCAACGCCGCAGTttgctggagctgcagccatTCAGCGAggtgaccaacacacacacacacacacacacacacacacacacacacacacacacacaccctcacactctCGTCCATGTCTAGtctgcttacatggaggaggtgggattttgctgcagccagtcaccagggggcgttGTCctatgatgtatgtgtgtgtgtgtgtgtgtgtttgggagcgGGGCTTCATCAGAGGACGTCTCCAGGGGCCACAGCCTCACTGACTCTTCATGTCGGGGTTTAACACACAAACtgcctgtgacctttgacccctgcaGCCCTCAGACTCTGGGCGGAGCCTCCAGAGAGGTCACAGcttcaacagcagcagcggcagataCTTGGTCCACGTCTCTGGATTCTACCAGCTCACCTGCAGCCTCCTGATAGGTGTGGCCACTATATACACTATATACATgtacaattattaatattagaaaACTGCatctaaagtgtgtgtgtgtgtgtgtcagagtcgGGTGACAGAGTTCAGCTTcgcctcagagacagtgtgagagCATCGATCTGCATCGAGTCGTTGTGTCAAAGTAACATGTGagtacactgtatataaagatgatcagtgactgtatataaagatgatcactgactgtatataaagatgatcagtgactgtatatacagacgatcagtgactgtatataaagaggatcagtgactgtatataaagatgatcagtgactgtatataaagatgatcagtgactgtatataaagaggatcagtgactctatataaagatgatcagtgactgtatataaagatgatcagtgactgtatataaagaggatcagtgactgtatataaagaggatcagtgactgtatataaagatgatcagtgactgtatataaagatgatcagtgactgtatataaagaggatcagtgactgtatataaagatgatcagtgactgtatataaagacgatcagtgactgtatataaagataatcagtgactgtatataaagatgatcagtgactgtatataaagatgatcagtgactttatataaagaggatcagtgactgtatataatgatGTGTTAGCTCTATAGAGTCGGTGATGGgcgtggctgctgctggaggaaccTTCAGCATCCTTCTGACAGGAACTCTTTATCTTCAGGTACGAGAACACCTCCACTCACAGGCTCCTCCCATATCACTGTTGCTATGATTAAAACTGGTGGAGtttttcagccaatcagagactcTGAACACTGTGGGTTGTGTTATATTTGGACGAACAGAAACAGTTTGAGGTGTTTTAGGttcaacaaccacacacaaccgTTCAGATTACAGAGACACACTCTGAACCTCCCAGCAGGTTCTAAACAGGTTGATTAAAAcaccttttcttttgtttgaggTGATGAACAGTCGATGTCCGTGTGGGACCTTGTTCTTCTGTTGCAGGCTGGAGAGTACGTCTCCGTGTTTGTGGACAACGGCAGCAGTTCGTCCCTCAGCGTCCTGCAGGACTCTCTGTTCTCTGGGATCCTGCTCGGAGTGTGAGACACCAACAGATGACATCCGTCAGCAGAGTGGAGCAGGGGAGGGCCATTCAACATCGTCCAGCTGTCTCTGAATCCACAAAGCCCAGAGCAGGACCGGACAGGACGTTTGGATCCAAGCTGGTGTCGGACATCAAGACCTGAgacctgcagcaacacaacaggagCAGACCTCATGTACACAACTTAGACCTGGTTCAACGCTCACACATCTGAGGAGCACGGGACAAACCTTCTCCATCACACtgattcacttcctgtctgaatcttcattcacaaacaccaaGGACACAAATTTCACCCCTTCAGCTTCACCCTGTCAGAAACAGCTCATTTGGTTTTTGTCCAAATTAACTTCTGTCGacagtttaaaaatgtttgtccttcaaccagagaagaagaaatccaCACATCCATAGACCGACAGAAgtgcatcttttatttaaatgacaatattctatattcatgttgataattcTTGTTAAAACAGTGacctctttcctttctttaatGGAAACCTCCCTTTCCTCAGACTTCCcatttctgcagctcctcttttcagcctctgctctCGGTTGACCTGACGTAGGACTCTGCGATCTGTGTGTTAGCTTAATGAACGGCTAGTGGTCGGTCCACACAACACTTCCTGATCTCGTCATGTGACATCAGGAAAGTGTGGAAGTGTGGGCAGGGCGACTGACCAGGCGTTA is a window encoding:
- the si:ch1073-184j22.1 gene encoding erythroferrone, which gives rise to MLAKLSQGRSSAGGAGGLLLPPVLLGLMMMMMMMMMTMMMMAVETASVDDVESEESLEILDEDEAVDILEPTSSDASRLSPFSSWLIFRRNSNKGENRRIKGSRRTSKHGLPGPPGPPGPPGPPGPPGPPGPLGPLGPTAPLLPPQQELKQRDMVGGASVLCDRPRVSASFVSHLLQPITIQRRSLLELQPFSEPSDSGRSLQRGHSFNSSSGRYLVHVSGFYQLTCSLLIESGDRVQLRLRDSVRASICIESLCQSNISIESVMGVAAAGGTFSILLTGTLYLQAGEYVSVFVDNGSSSSLSVLQDSLFSGILLGV